In one window of Candidatus Dormiibacterota bacterium DNA:
- a CDS encoding DUF4328 domain-containing protein, protein MSEIPAAAPPPPPYRSAAQQARMVMLALLVLVVVEIAAVVADIGRAGITGRLLRAENVSDSEITSSDSFVHLTAVIEIAVMLACAGLFLTWLYRVVANGPALGGRELRYTPAWAVGWWFVPVANLVRPFQVVAEAWMLSARDPEGSLGLLLPAWWGLFILGNVVSRVLVVRSGAADDLTALHSGAIIDAVASVVLIAAALLCVVMVRRLTERQELRHRALSAPPAAAGGAA, encoded by the coding sequence TGTCCGAGATCCCTGCCGCCGCCCCCCCGCCACCTCCGTACCGCTCGGCCGCCCAGCAGGCGAGGATGGTGATGCTCGCCCTGCTCGTCCTCGTGGTCGTGGAGATCGCCGCGGTGGTGGCCGACATCGGCCGGGCCGGCATCACCGGCCGCCTCCTCCGCGCCGAGAACGTGAGCGACAGCGAGATCACCTCGAGCGACAGCTTCGTGCACCTGACCGCGGTGATCGAGATCGCGGTCATGCTCGCCTGCGCCGGGCTCTTCCTGACCTGGCTGTACCGGGTGGTCGCCAACGGACCCGCCCTCGGTGGGCGCGAGCTGCGGTACACCCCGGCCTGGGCGGTGGGCTGGTGGTTCGTGCCCGTCGCCAACCTGGTGCGGCCGTTCCAGGTGGTCGCCGAGGCATGGATGCTCTCGGCCCGCGATCCCGAAGGCAGCCTCGGGCTGCTGCTCCCGGCCTGGTGGGGGCTGTTCATCCTCGGCAACGTGGTGAGCCGCGTCCTGGTGGTCCGGTCCGGTGCCGCCGACGACCTCACCGCGCTCCACAGCGGCGCGATCATCGACGCCGTCGCCTCGGTGGTGCTGATCGCGGCCGCGCTGCTCTGCGTGGTGATGGTGCGGCGGCTCACCGAGCGCCAGGAGCTCAGGCACCGCGCCCTCTCCGCCCCTCCGGCGGCGGCCGGGGGAGCCGCCTGA
- a CDS encoding ParB/RepB/Spo0J family partition protein, with the protein MRHRTVRTVVDDERSLSGHVVPRSERFELQRIPVQRIHPRADQPRRRIDPRGLEELTQSVSLHGVLQPIRVRRSGEGSYEIVAGERRWRAARGAGLQEIPAIVVDADDERAYVEALIENIQREELNAVDRAHALTRLRVGLNLRSWQQVGEVVGITRQHIHNLLNVTRLPEPIREDIRSGELTEKHARALMRLQQNPPLQRLLWERIHSEGLSGRAADEAARLMAAQLEPGGATDPPAVRSGLAALAEATLVALSAAPPAELESAMTGLTGLHRRLGEVLAGRAPAERAPRAPEGGGA; encoded by the coding sequence GTGCGTCATAGAACGGTGAGGACTGTGGTCGACGACGAGCGGTCCCTGTCAGGCCATGTTGTCCCACGCTCCGAACGGTTCGAACTGCAACGAATCCCGGTGCAGCGCATCCATCCGCGCGCCGACCAGCCGCGCCGCCGCATCGACCCGCGCGGCCTCGAGGAGCTGACCCAGAGTGTGTCTCTGCACGGCGTGCTGCAGCCGATCCGGGTGCGCCGCAGTGGCGAGGGGAGCTACGAGATCGTCGCCGGCGAGCGTCGCTGGAGAGCGGCGCGAGGCGCCGGACTGCAGGAGATCCCTGCGATCGTCGTCGACGCCGACGACGAGCGCGCGTACGTCGAGGCGCTGATCGAGAACATCCAGCGCGAGGAGCTCAATGCCGTCGATCGCGCGCATGCACTGACGCGATTGCGCGTCGGTCTCAACCTGCGGTCCTGGCAGCAGGTCGGCGAGGTGGTCGGCATCACCCGCCAGCACATCCACAACCTGCTGAACGTGACCCGCCTCCCCGAGCCGATCCGCGAGGACATCCGGTCCGGCGAGCTCACCGAGAAGCACGCCCGCGCGCTGATGCGTCTGCAGCAGAACCCGCCGCTGCAACGCCTGCTCTGGGAGCGCATCCACAGCGAGGGGCTCTCCGGCCGGGCGGCCGACGAGGCGGCGCGGCTGATGGCGGCGCAGCTCGAGCCCGGCGGCGCCACCGACCCGCCGGCGGTGCGGTCAGGGCTGGCGGCGCTGGCCGAGGCCACCCTGGTGGCGCTGTCGGCGGCGCCCCCCGCCGAATTGGAGTCCGCGATGACCGGCCTCACCGGCCTGCACCGGCGGCTCGGCGAGGTCCTCGCCGGCCGCGCCCCCGCGGAGCGCGCCCCGCGCGCTCCGGAGGGAGGGGGGGCCTAG
- a CDS encoding EAL domain-containing protein: protein MLTPTPPPPRGTRRVRLDGETWTAALRRLLMELAASFRPGSVASAEEMARGGALLYGPGALLVGVATLLPHPGADLGVLTLAALVAAGIAAGLWLRGGRLPRSVYPALCAVGTILITVVVHFGGSDGPAFAFLYVWAALYAFYFFRAGQILLQLLLLSLAFLLVGTAPDKPLGSVMVIATVCIAGVLMRGAVDRLRQRERSFRFLFETNPQPMWVYAADDHRFLAVNDAAVAQYGYGREELAAMRLSDIAPTHRAMNPAAAGVTPPAGSRREVHRLKDGRSIETQVFVDHVWFERRPAMLALCINVTEQTAMERELRHRAFHDPLTKLANRALLRDRLAHALARRRREPAPLGVVVIDLDNFKAVNDTLGHGVGDELLIAVADRLGGLVRPGDTVAHIGGDEFAMLLDGAGTEDLSAVAERILESFRSPFIAGGSEIAVTASVGGAVSTIGRSVDELLRDADLAMYSAKTAGRNRYEVFAAARHGGQLRRLERTTDLRKAAENDELFLEYQPVISLSTGAVASIEALVRWRHPRLGVISPADFIPLAEETGLMVPIGSWVLRAACEQMRRWEDTLPRPSHFPMAVNVSPQQLRESQFVDEVDAVLRETHLEPSRLTIEVTESAMVHDLVTVRERLERLRASGVRVALDDFGSGYSSLGYLRGLPLDLVKIDRIFIGDLDLDPETPSLIASIVRLLQALDLDIVAEGVETSAQLEHVRALGVDWVQGFLLSPPAGPDTVVERLRGDLWRPHPVRI, encoded by the coding sequence GTGCTGACGCCGACACCTCCGCCGCCACGGGGAACCCGGCGGGTGCGGCTCGACGGCGAGACCTGGACCGCCGCCCTGCGCCGCCTCCTGATGGAGCTCGCCGCCAGCTTCCGTCCCGGCTCGGTGGCGAGCGCCGAGGAGATGGCCCGCGGCGGAGCGCTGCTCTACGGGCCGGGCGCGCTCCTCGTCGGCGTCGCCACCCTCCTCCCCCACCCCGGCGCCGACCTCGGGGTGCTGACCCTCGCCGCCCTCGTCGCCGCGGGCATCGCCGCCGGGCTCTGGCTCCGCGGTGGCCGGCTGCCGCGCTCCGTCTATCCCGCGCTCTGCGCGGTGGGCACGATCCTGATCACCGTCGTCGTGCATTTCGGCGGGAGCGATGGGCCGGCCTTCGCCTTCCTCTACGTCTGGGCCGCCCTCTACGCCTTCTACTTCTTCCGCGCCGGGCAGATCCTGCTGCAGCTCCTGCTCCTCAGCCTCGCCTTCCTCCTGGTCGGAACCGCCCCGGACAAGCCCCTCGGCAGCGTCATGGTGATCGCCACCGTGTGCATCGCCGGGGTGCTGATGCGCGGCGCCGTGGACCGGCTGCGCCAGCGTGAGCGCAGCTTCCGCTTCCTCTTCGAGACCAACCCGCAGCCGATGTGGGTGTACGCGGCGGACGACCACCGTTTCCTCGCCGTCAACGACGCCGCGGTCGCCCAGTACGGGTACGGCCGGGAGGAGCTCGCCGCGATGCGGCTCTCCGACATCGCGCCGACCCACCGTGCGATGAACCCGGCGGCCGCGGGGGTGACGCCCCCCGCCGGGAGCCGCCGGGAGGTGCACCGGCTGAAGGACGGCCGTTCGATCGAGACCCAGGTGTTCGTCGACCACGTCTGGTTCGAGCGGCGCCCCGCCATGCTCGCGCTCTGCATCAACGTCACCGAGCAGACCGCCATGGAGCGCGAGCTGCGGCACCGCGCCTTCCACGACCCGCTGACCAAGCTCGCCAACCGGGCGCTGCTCCGCGACCGCCTCGCCCACGCCCTCGCCCGCCGCCGTCGCGAGCCGGCTCCGCTCGGCGTCGTGGTCATCGACCTCGACAACTTCAAGGCGGTCAACGACACCCTCGGTCACGGCGTCGGCGACGAGCTGCTCATCGCCGTCGCCGACCGGCTCGGGGGGCTGGTCCGTCCCGGCGACACGGTGGCGCACATCGGCGGCGACGAGTTCGCGATGCTCCTCGACGGCGCCGGCACCGAGGACCTGAGCGCGGTCGCCGAGCGCATCCTCGAGTCCTTCCGCAGCCCCTTCATCGCGGGGGGCTCGGAGATCGCGGTGACCGCCAGCGTCGGTGGGGCCGTCTCCACCATCGGCCGCTCCGTCGACGAGCTGCTCCGCGACGCCGACCTGGCGATGTACTCGGCGAAGACGGCGGGCAGGAACCGCTACGAGGTGTTCGCGGCGGCGCGCCACGGCGGCCAGCTGCGCCGGCTCGAGCGCACCACGGACCTGCGCAAGGCCGCCGAGAACGACGAGCTCTTCCTCGAGTACCAGCCGGTGATCTCGCTGTCGACCGGTGCGGTGGCGAGCATCGAGGCGCTGGTCCGGTGGCGCCATCCCCGCCTCGGAGTGATCTCCCCCGCCGACTTCATCCCCCTCGCCGAGGAGACCGGGCTGATGGTGCCGATCGGCAGCTGGGTGCTGCGGGCGGCCTGCGAGCAGATGCGCCGCTGGGAGGACACGCTCCCGCGGCCGTCGCACTTCCCGATGGCGGTCAACGTGTCACCGCAGCAGCTGCGCGAGAGCCAGTTCGTCGACGAGGTCGACGCCGTGCTCCGCGAGACCCACCTCGAGCCCTCCCGGCTGACCATCGAGGTCACCGAGAGCGCGATGGTGCACGACCTCGTGACCGTCCGCGAACGGCTCGAGCGGCTGCGCGCCTCCGGGGTGCGGGTGGCCCTCGACGACTTCGGATCCGGCTACTCGTCGCTGGGATACCTGCGCGGCCTGCCCCTCGATCTGGTGAAGATCGACCGCATCTTCATCGGCGACCTCGACCTCGACCCCGAGACCCCGTCGCTCATCGCCTCGATCGTGCGGCTGCTCCAGGCGCTCGACCTCGACATCGTCGCCGAGGGGGTCGAGACCTCCGCGCA